In Salvelinus namaycush isolate Seneca chromosome 20, SaNama_1.0, whole genome shotgun sequence, the following proteins share a genomic window:
- the LOC120065339 gene encoding choline/ethanolaminephosphotransferase 1-like isoform X2 produces MSTTGYQQQQGGVRTRRGPVKERDPGQGVGMEAACWLAPGALRRLIELPTPPLDRQQLKRLEEHRYSSAGHSLLEPLMQCYWEWLVGHVPTWIAPNLITIVGLATNVFTTLVLVYYCPTATEQAPLWAYLLCAVGLFVYQSLDAIDGKQARRTNSSSPLGELFDHGCDSLSTVFVVLGTSIAVQLGTNPDWMFFCCFAGMFMFYCAHWQTYVSGTLRFGIFDITELQICLALLQMLTATVGPFLWNVTIPVINIQMKIVPAICTFLGAIFSCTNYFRVIFTGGVGKNGSTIAGTSVLSPVLHIGSVIILAMMIYKKSAIQLFEKHPCVYILAFGFVSAKITNKLVVAHMTKSEMHLHDIAFLGPGLLFLDQYFNSFIDEYLVLWIALILSFVDLVRYCVSVCNQIASHLHIFVFRIKPLTPSTLQ; encoded by the exons ATGAGCACCACTGGGTACCAGCAGCAGCAGGGGGGTGTTCGGACACGCCGAGGCCCAGTCAAGGAGAGGGATCCTGGGCAGGGTGTTGGCATGGAGGCGGCCTGCTGGCTGGCCCCTGGAGCCCTGCGCAGGCTGATtgagctgcccactcccccgctCGACCGCCAACAGCTGAAGAGACTGGAGGAACACAG GTACAGCAGTGCAGGTCACTCCCTGCTGGAGCCTCTGATGCAGTGCTACTGGGAGTGGCTGGTGGGCCATGTGCCCACCTGGATTGCCCCCAACCTCATCACCATCGTGGGCCTGGCCACCAACGTATTCACCACCCTGGTGCTGGTCTACTACTGCCCCACTGCCACTGAACAG GCACCGCTGTGGGCATACCTGCTGTGTGCGGTGGGCCTGTTTGTGTACCAATCACTGGATGCCATTGATGGGAAGCAGGCCAGACGAACTAATAGCAGCTCTCCGCTGGGTGAACTGTTTGACCACGGCTGTGACTCCCTCTCCACAG tgttTGTGGTCCTGGGCACCAGTATAGCAGTGCAGCTGGGCACCAACCCTGACTGGATGTTCTTCTGCTGTTTCGCTGGCATGTTCATGTTCTACTGTGCCCACTGGCAGACATACGTCTCCGGCACCCTGCGCTTCGgcat ATTTGATATTACAGAGTTACAGATCTGTCTAGCGCTGTTACAGATGCTGACAGCCACTGTAGGCCCCTTCCTGTGGAACGTGACG ATCCCAGTCATAAACATCCAGATGAAAATAGTTCCAGCCATCTGCACTTTCTTAGGGGCTATCTTTTCCTGTACTAATTACTTTCGGGTTATATTTACCGGAGGTGTGGGCAAAAATGGATCCACAATAGCA ggAACCAGTGTCCTATCTCCTGTGTTACATATAGGCTCAGTAATAATACTGGCCATGATGATCTATAAGAAGTCCGCTATCCAGCTCTTTGAGAAGCACCCCTGTGTTTATATCCTGGCCTTTGGCTTCGTGTCGGCCAAGATCACCAACAAATTAGTT GTAGCACATATGACAAAGAGTGAGATGCATCTACATGATATAGCATTCCTGGGGCCAGGCCTGCTGTTCCTGGACCAGTATTTCAACAGTTTTATTGATGAATACCTGGTGCTGTGGATTGCActg ATCCTGTCTTTCGTTGACTTGGTGCGTTACTGTGTCAGTGTTTGCAACCAGATCGCCTCCCATCTTCACATCTTTGTCTTCAGAATCAAGCCACTGACCCCCTCCACCCTTCAGTGA
- the LOC120065340 gene encoding synaptonemal complex protein 3-like encodes MMTMLDRFGADINKAFLAKRKRLETFTKSSVKTSHQKIEQLWRVQQRDRSKVTEDYCTQFNAVFNQWDTDVQKSKDNEEKLLSMFQHQQKMFQHMRASQSQRLKTLKQLLEQYIQSLDTMEKTHVSQQGDVQGELRQEMALFQKKILMDTQQQEMATVRKSLQTMLM; translated from the exons CGGACATCAACAAAGCCTTCCTGGCAAAACGCAAACGCTTGGAAACGTTCACCAAGTCCTCTGTGAAGACCAGCCATCAGAAGATTGAGCAGTTATGGAGGGTCCAACAAAGAGACAG GAGTAAAGTGACAGAAGACTACTGCACCCAGTTCAATGCAGTCTTCAACCAGTGGGACACAGATGTGCAGAAGTCCAAGGATAACGAGGAGAAACTACTG AGCATGTTCCAGCACCAGCAGAAAATGTTTCAGCACATGAGGGCCTCCCAAAGCCAGAGACTGAAGACTCTCAAGCAGCTGCTAGAGCAGTACATCCAG AGCCTTGATACAATGGAGAAGACCCATGTCAGCCAGCAGGGTGATGTACAGGGCGAGCTGCGCCAGGAAATGGCACTGTTTCAGAAAAAGATCCTCATGGACACA CAACAGCAAGAGATGGCTACAGTGCGCAAGTCTCTGCAGACGATGCTGATGTAA
- the LOC120065339 gene encoding choline/ethanolaminephosphotransferase 1-like isoform X1, translating to MSTTGYQQQQGGVRTRRGPVKERDPGQGVGMEAACWLAPGALRRLIELPTPPLDRQQLKRLEEHRYSSAGHSLLEPLMQCYWEWLVGHVPTWIAPNLITIVGLATNVFTTLVLVYYCPTATEQAPLWAYLLCAVGLFVYQSLDAIDGKQARRTNSSSPLGELFDHGCDSLSTVFVVLGTSIAVQLGTNPDWMFFCCFAGMFMFYCAHWQTYVSGTLRFGIIDVTEVQLFIIMMYLLAAVGGSAFWQSLIPVINIQMKIVPAICTFLGAIFSCTNYFRVIFTGGVGKNGSTIAGTSVLSPVLHIGSVIILAMMIYKKSAIQLFEKHPCVYILAFGFVSAKITNKLVVAHMTKSEMHLHDIAFLGPGLLFLDQYFNSFIDEYLVLWIALILSFVDLVRYCVSVCNQIASHLHIFVFRIKPLTPSTLQ from the exons ATGAGCACCACTGGGTACCAGCAGCAGCAGGGGGGTGTTCGGACACGCCGAGGCCCAGTCAAGGAGAGGGATCCTGGGCAGGGTGTTGGCATGGAGGCGGCCTGCTGGCTGGCCCCTGGAGCCCTGCGCAGGCTGATtgagctgcccactcccccgctCGACCGCCAACAGCTGAAGAGACTGGAGGAACACAG GTACAGCAGTGCAGGTCACTCCCTGCTGGAGCCTCTGATGCAGTGCTACTGGGAGTGGCTGGTGGGCCATGTGCCCACCTGGATTGCCCCCAACCTCATCACCATCGTGGGCCTGGCCACCAACGTATTCACCACCCTGGTGCTGGTCTACTACTGCCCCACTGCCACTGAACAG GCACCGCTGTGGGCATACCTGCTGTGTGCGGTGGGCCTGTTTGTGTACCAATCACTGGATGCCATTGATGGGAAGCAGGCCAGACGAACTAATAGCAGCTCTCCGCTGGGTGAACTGTTTGACCACGGCTGTGACTCCCTCTCCACAG tgttTGTGGTCCTGGGCACCAGTATAGCAGTGCAGCTGGGCACCAACCCTGACTGGATGTTCTTCTGCTGTTTCGCTGGCATGTTCATGTTCTACTGTGCCCACTGGCAGACATACGTCTCCGGCACCCTGCGCTTCGgcat CATTGATGTGACTGAGGTGCAACTCTTCATTATAATGATGTATTTGCTGGCCGCCGTGGGAGGATCCGCTTTTTGGCAGTCACTG ATCCCAGTCATAAACATCCAGATGAAAATAGTTCCAGCCATCTGCACTTTCTTAGGGGCTATCTTTTCCTGTACTAATTACTTTCGGGTTATATTTACCGGAGGTGTGGGCAAAAATGGATCCACAATAGCA ggAACCAGTGTCCTATCTCCTGTGTTACATATAGGCTCAGTAATAATACTGGCCATGATGATCTATAAGAAGTCCGCTATCCAGCTCTTTGAGAAGCACCCCTGTGTTTATATCCTGGCCTTTGGCTTCGTGTCGGCCAAGATCACCAACAAATTAGTT GTAGCACATATGACAAAGAGTGAGATGCATCTACATGATATAGCATTCCTGGGGCCAGGCCTGCTGTTCCTGGACCAGTATTTCAACAGTTTTATTGATGAATACCTGGTGCTGTGGATTGCActg ATCCTGTCTTTCGTTGACTTGGTGCGTTACTGTGTCAGTGTTTGCAACCAGATCGCCTCCCATCTTCACATCTTTGTCTTCAGAATCAAGCCACTGACCCCCTCCACCCTTCAGTGA